The Oncorhynchus tshawytscha isolate Ot180627B linkage group LG18, Otsh_v2.0, whole genome shotgun sequence genome has a window encoding:
- the LOC112230808 gene encoding zinc finger protein OZF-like, with protein MSSLSYSPPAKEERICWTEKEVLVKEEEEEKDVTIQKQVEGETVTVKEEDQDVTVKDSCRVKEEENVTVKEKEEDAVLGVEDELKEDEAIFGMKDEEGEITVTLEEDEEEKTGDLINNSKYRERRDYHGSSGELQQHHDADEAEKSLSRSELLKKHQQRPTGKKPHCCSDCGKHCKSSSELKKHQRTHTGEKPYSCDQCGKSFTNSSNLKTHQRTHTREQPYSCDQCGKSFTQLCNLVSHQRTHTGEKPYSCDQCGKGFAQSSSLVSHQRTHTGEQPYSCDQCGKGFTRSTNLVSHQRTHTGDQPYSCDQCGKGFTNSRNLVTHQRTHTGEKPYSCEQCGKSFSRIGYLKGHQRTHTGQKPYSCDQCGKNFTQSSKLLSHQRTHTGGQSYSCEQCGKSFSRIGHLKGHQRTHTGEKPYSCNQCGKSFTHSSNLKTHHRTHTGEKPYSCDQCGKSFTQSSNLVSHQRTHTEEQSFSCEQCGKNFSQGESLKEHQRTHTGEKAYSCDQCGKRYSHSSGLIKHQKIHAGYPQSVE; from the exons ATGAgttcactaagctactctcctcctGCTAAAGAAGAGAGgatctgctggacggagaaagaagttctcgtgaaagaagaagaggaagagaaggatgttacaatacaaaaacaagtagagggtgagaCTGTTACCGTGAAAGAAGAGGATCAAGACGTTACAGTCAAAGACTCCTGcagggtgaaagaggaggagaatgtTACTGTGAAAGAAAAGGAGGAAGATGCAGTTTTGGGAGTGGAGGATGAATTGAAAGAAGATGAAGCCATTTTTGGAATGaaggatgaagagggggagatcACTGTCACATTAGAGGAGGACGAAGAAGAGAAGACTGGAGATCTGATTAACAACAGTAAATACA gagagagacgggactatcatggatcctctggggagcttcaacaacatcatgatgctgacgaggcagagaagagtctctccagatcagaacttctcaagaaacaccagcagagaccCACAGGAAAGAAacctcactgctgctctgactgtgggaaacattgCAAATCTTCATCAGAACTTAAaaaacaccagagaacacacacaggagagaagccttatagctgtgatcaatgtgggaagagttttactaatTCAAGTAATCTGAaaacacaccagagaacacacacaagaGAGCAGCCTtacagctgtgatcagtgtggcaaGAGTTTTACTCAGTTATGCAACCtggtatcacaccagagaacacacacaggagagaaaccttatagctgtgatcagtgtggcaaGGGCTTTGCTCAGTCAAGTAGCCtggtatcacaccagagaacacacacaggagagcagccatatagctgtgatcagtgtggcaaGGGTTTTACTCGGTCAACCAACCtggtatcacaccagagaacacacacaggagaccagccttatagctgtgatcagtgtggcaaGGGTTTTACCAATTCAAGAAACCTGGtaacacaccagagaacacacacaggagagaagccataTAGCTGTGAGCAATGTGGGAAAAGCTTTTCTCGGATAGGATACCTTAAAggacaccagagaacacacacaggacagaagccttatagctgtgatcagtgtggcaaGAATTTTACTCAGTCAAGCAAGCTgctatcacaccagagaacacacacaggagggcAATCATATAGCTGTGAGCAATGTGGGAAAAGCTTTTCTCGGATAGGACACCTTAAAggacaccagagaacacacaccggtgagaaaccttatagctgtaatcaatgtgggaagagttttactcattcAAGTAATCTGAAAACACAccatagaacacacacaggagagaagccttacagctgtgatcagtgtggcaagagttttactcagtcaagcAACCtggtatcacaccagagaacacacacagaagagcAGTCATTTAGCTGTGAGCAATGTGGGAAAAACTTTTCTCAGGGAGAAAGCCTTAAAgagcaccagagaacacacacaggagagaaggcttatagctgtgatcaatgtggcaAGAGATACTCTCATTCAAGTGGTCTGattaaacatcagaaaatacatgcaGGATATCCACAGAGTGTAGAATGa